One part of the Paramormyrops kingsleyae isolate MSU_618 chromosome 2, PKINGS_0.4, whole genome shotgun sequence genome encodes these proteins:
- the prr16 gene encoding protein Largen — MSGKANKTSEGAVSKVKVKRQIKTIVEDLETILGDLKDVAKEIKEVVQEIDTLTSDLQLEEDMTDSSKTDTLNSSSSSTTTTNTTASSIDKIKLRHGDLSPRPASIYPTVLTVLKKPHPPLPPPRLTPVKVEDHGQGQLSGISGKAAGAPLQNGIFPGIQMNRDLQCHVPKITEKKSSAGAELTPLLRHEKSRCPQVTRERVRFSEKVQYHGYCPDCDLQYDVQNEDLSLECELADTHLSPSHTCSGRTLENGGPGVAHGYPPTKPPYVPHSINPKPQKTILRKTTTTTV; from the exons ATGTCAGGCAAGGCGAACAAGACGTCAGAAGGAGCAGTCTCCAAAGTTAAAGTGAAACGGCAGATCAAGACCATCGTGGAGGATCTAGAAACCATCCTGGGGGACTTAAAGGATGTGGCAAAAGAAATTAAGGAG GTGGTGCAGGAGATCGACACCCTGACCTCGGAcctgcagctggaggaggacatgACAGACAGCTCCAAGACGGACACACTCAACAGCAGCTCcagcagcaccaccaccaccaacaccACGGCCTCCAGCATCGACAAGATCAAGCTGCGACACGGCGACCTCTCCCCGAGGCCCGCCTCCATTTACCCCACTGTCCTGACGGTGCTGAAGAAGCCACAcccccctctgcccccaccACGCCTGACCCCCGTGAAAGTGGAGGACCACGGCCAGGGCCAGCTATCAGGGATCTCAGGCAAAGCTGCGGGGGCTCCCCTCCAGAACGGCATCTTCCCAGGGATACAGATGAATAGAGACTTGCAGTGTCACGTGCCCAAAATCACGGAGAAGAAGTCCAGCGCGGGGGCGGAGCTCACGCCCCTGCTTCGGCACGAGAAAAGCAGGTGCCCCCAGGTCACGCGGGAGCGGGTTCGCTTCAGCGAGAAGGTCCAGTATCACGGCTACTGTCCGGACTGCGACCTTCAGTACGACGTCCAAAATGAGGACCTGTCTCTGGAGTGTGAACTGGCCGACACGCACCTGAGCCCCTCCCACACCTGCTCGGGCCGGACGCTGGAGAACGGGGGTCCTGGCGTCGCTCACGGTTACCCCCCCACAAAACCACCATACGTGCCTCATTCCATCAACCCCAAACCACAGAAAACCATTCTCCGGAAGACAACGACCACCACCGTTTAA
- the hsd17b4 gene encoding peroxisomal multifunctional enzyme type 2, giving the protein MAPLRFDGKVVLVTGAGGGLGREYALAFADRGALVVVNDLGGDIKGDGKSSSAADKVVAEIKGSGGQAVANYDSVENGEKLIQAALDAFGRIDIVINNAGILRDRSFARTSDLDWDLIHRVHLRGSFQVTRAAWNHMRKQKFGRIIMTTSTAGIYGNFGQANYSAAKLGLLGLSNTLAIEGQKYNIHCNSIAPTASSRLTQTVMPPDLLEALKPEYVAPLVLWLCHDQCQENGGVFEVGAGWVGKLRWERTPGAVLQSRSQPMTPEAVRDRWDQICDFRNAVKPTSIQEALNTVIEALSDKNSENLVSNPTSAFTSTTPGGSSPLAAIGQKLPDISFSYSNMHCILYALGVGMSTKEPDHLRFLYEGHEDFCCLPTFGVIPSQASMMEGGLSSIPDLNIDLTQLLHGEQYLELYRPLPISGTLTSRSTVADVLDKGSGAVILLDVHTYHGEELVCFNQFSLFIMGMGGFGGKRSSSKAKETVPPPTRAPDAVLSDVTSRDQAALYRLSGDWNPLHIDPSFAAMGGFKTPILHGLCSFGFAARHVLKQYAKNDVSKFKAIKVRFVKPVLPGQTIQTEMWKDGSRIHLQCKVKETGDVVLAGAYVDLQNVVDVKVDKVPEVGKLQSDLVFAEIGRRIKDMGAELVKKINAVFEWEIIQGGQTAARWTIDLKSGTGSLQKGPYSGKPDVTFTLSDEDFMDVVQGKLNPQKAFFTGKLKLRGNIVLSQKLEVILKDYAKL; this is encoded by the exons ATGGCTCCACTGAGGTTTGATGGGAAAGTTGTACTGGTtacaggagctggaggag GACTTGGAAGAGAGTATGCATTGGCCTTTGCTGATCGAGGTGCCCTTGTTGTTG TGAATGACCTTGGCGGTGACATCAAAGGGGATGGCAAGAGCTCCAGTGCTGCGGACAAAGTGGTGGCTGAAATCAAAGGAAGTGGAGGCCAAGCTGTAGCGAATTACG ACTCTGTGGAAAATGGGGAGAAGCTGATCCAGGCTGCTCTGGACGCTTTTGGGAGGATAG atattGTCATCAACAATGCTGG GATACTGCGAGATCGCTCCTTTGCTAGAACGAGTGACCTGGACTGGG ACCTCATCCACAGAGTGCACCTGAGGGGTTCCTTCCAAGTCACCAGGGCTGCCTGGAACCACATGAGGAAGCAGAAGTTTGGCAG GATCATCATGACCACGTCGACTGCCGGCATCTACGGGAACTTTGGGCAGGCAAACTACAGCGCGGCTAAGCTGGGGCTCCTGGGCCTGTCCAACACGCTGGCCATAGAGGGTCAGAAGTACAACATCCACTGCAACAGCATCGCCCCCACGGCCAGCTCCCGCCTCACGCAGACAGTCATGCCCCCAG ATTTGCTGGAAGCCCTTAAGCCCGAGTATGTTGCTCCTCTGGTCCTCTGGTTGTGTCATGACCAGTGTCAGGAGAATGGGGGTGTATTTGAG GTTGGAGCTGGCTGGGTTGGAAAAT TGCGGTGGGAGCGCACCCCTGGGGCTGTTCTGCAGAGCCGCAGTCAGCCCATGACCCCCGAGGCTGTACGGGACCGCTGGGACCAGATCTGTGATTTCCGGAATGCCGTCAAACCTACCAGCATTCAAG AGGCCCTCAATACTGTGATAGAGGCACTGTCTGACAAAAATTCTGAGAACCTGGTTTCCAATCCAACCAGCGCTTTCACCTCCACtactccagggggcagcagtccT CTGGCAGCCATCGGGCAGAAGTTGCCGGACATATCCTTCAGCTACTCCAACATGCACTGCATCCTGTATGCCCTGGGCGTGGGCATGTCCACCAAGGAGCCCGACCACCTCAGGTTCCTGTACGAGGGCCACGAGGACTTCTGCTGCCTGCCCACGTTTGGGGTGATCCCGTCCCAGGCCTCCATGATGGAGGGGGGGCTCAGCTCCATCCCGGACCTCAACATCGACCTGACTCAG CTGTTGCACGGAGAGCAGTACCTGGAGCTCTACAGGCCCTTGCCCATCTCAG GGACGCTGACCTCGCGGTCCACCGTGGCTGATGTGCTGGACAAAGGCTCTGGTGCCGTCATCCTCCTGGATG TTCATACGTACCATGGTGAAGAGCTGGTGTGTTTCAATCAGTTCAGCTTGTTCATCATGGGAATGGGTGGCTTTGGGGGAAAGAGGAGTTCAAGCAAGGCAAAG GAGACAGTGCCCCCTCCAACCAGAGCCCCGGACGCAGTGCTGTCTGATGTGACCTCCAGGGATCAG GCTGCCCTGTACCGCCTGAGCGGGGACTGGAACCCACTGCACATAGATCCCAGCTTCGCAGCCATGGGAG GTTTCAAAACTCCCATTCTGCATGGACTGTGCTCCTTTGGCTTTGCCGCACGCCACGTCCTGAAGCAGTACGCCAAGAACGACGTGTCCAAGTTCAAGGCCATCAAG GTACGTTTCGTGAAGCCGGTGCTGCCTGGTCAGACAATCCAGACAGAGATGTGGAAAGACGGCAGCCGGATCCATCTGCAGTGCAAG GTCAAGGAGACTGGAGATGTGGTCCTAGCGGGAGCATACGTGGATCTCCAGAACGTGGTTGACGTCAAGGTGGACAAGGTGCCAGAG GTGGGGAAGCTCCAGAGCGACCTAGTGTTTGCAGAGATCGGGCGTCGCATCAAGGACATGGGGGCAGAGCTAGTGAAGAAGATCAACGCCGTGTTTGAATGGGAGATCATCCAGGGAGGGCAGACCGCCGCCCGCTGGA CCATCGATCTGAAGAGCGGCACAGGTTCCCTGCAGAAGGGTCCCTACAGTGGCAAGCCGGACGTAACCTTCACGCTGTCTGATGAGGACTTCATGGATGTGGTTCAGGGCAAGCTCAACCCACAGAAG GCCTTCTTTACCGGGAAGCTCAAACTACGTGGGAACATCGTGCTCAGTCAGAAGCTGGAGGTGATCCTCAAAGACTATGCCAAGCTGTGA